The following coding sequences lie in one Candidatus Neptunochlamydia sp. REUL1 genomic window:
- the glgC gene encoding glucose-1-phosphate adenylyltransferase → MALKKGFNITDRVACVILAGGQGTRLFPLTQHRCKPAVNFGGRYRLIDVPISNSLNSRMNHIYVISQYFSSSLNQHIKETYPLDQFQGGSLNLLTPEERPDGKIWYEGTADAVRQNIEMLTQLPIDYFLILSGDQLYNMDLQAMVQFAYDKDADLTIASLPVDQIAAPRLGLLNIDKDCNIIDFHEKPKDPAILKQFELSDDFVKDHDIHCGNPPCFLASMGIYVFKKDVLISLLKKDLREDFGKHMIPTQLKSGKAAAFLYQGYWEDIGTISSYYDANLALTTNSLGLNLYNEVLPIYAHNHYLPGARLTETTVIDSVICDGSVLEAEEVTHSIVGVRSVVRKGTIIRGSILLGNKTFTKIDDATLSYEIGENCYIEKAIIDQDVKIGDNVRLTNEKGLETYDGDGIYIRDGIIIVTSNTIIPNDFVF, encoded by the coding sequence GTGGCTCTAAAGAAGGGATTCAATATTACAGATCGTGTTGCGTGCGTCATACTCGCTGGAGGTCAAGGCACGCGTCTGTTCCCTTTAACGCAACATCGATGTAAACCCGCTGTAAATTTTGGTGGACGGTACCGCCTTATCGATGTCCCGATTTCTAACTCTCTCAACTCCAGAATGAATCACATCTATGTCATCTCTCAATACTTTTCCTCAAGTCTCAATCAACACATTAAGGAAACCTACCCACTAGATCAGTTTCAGGGAGGGAGCCTTAATCTTCTGACACCAGAAGAGCGCCCAGATGGGAAAATATGGTATGAAGGAACAGCAGATGCCGTGAGACAAAATATTGAAATGCTGACACAACTCCCCATTGACTACTTTCTAATCTTATCAGGCGATCAGCTTTACAATATGGACCTTCAGGCCATGGTTCAGTTTGCCTATGATAAAGATGCCGACCTCACCATTGCCTCACTTCCCGTTGATCAAATCGCAGCTCCTCGCCTAGGACTTCTTAACATCGATAAAGACTGCAATATCATTGACTTTCATGAGAAACCCAAGGATCCAGCCATTCTCAAGCAGTTCGAACTCTCAGACGACTTTGTAAAAGATCATGACATCCATTGTGGGAACCCGCCCTGTTTCTTAGCATCAATGGGAATCTATGTCTTTAAAAAGGATGTATTGATCTCTCTTCTTAAGAAAGACCTTCGTGAAGACTTTGGAAAACATATGATTCCCACTCAACTGAAGAGTGGCAAAGCCGCGGCATTCCTTTACCAGGGGTATTGGGAAGATATTGGAACAATTTCCTCCTATTATGATGCAAACCTTGCTCTGACAACCAACTCCCTTGGACTCAACCTATATAACGAAGTCCTTCCCATCTACGCCCATAATCACTACCTTCCAGGTGCAAGATTGACGGAAACTACTGTGATTGATTCCGTCATCTGCGATGGATCCGTTCTTGAAGCTGAAGAGGTCACCCATAGCATTGTTGGAGTGCGCTCTGTTGTTCGTAAAGGAACGATTATCCGCGGTTCGATCCTCCTAGGAAACAAAACCTTCACCAAAATCGATGATGCCACGCTCTCCTACGAGATCGGAGAAAACTGTTACATCGAAAAAGCTATTATCGACCAAGATGTTAAAATTGGCGACAATGTACGCCTCACCAATGAAAAGGGACTAGAAACCTACGATGGCGACGGTATCTACATCCGCGACGGCATTATTATTGTGACATCTAATACTATCATTCCAAACGACTTTGTTTTTTAA
- a CDS encoding IS630 family transposase encodes MAEYKRLGKPIVYIDESGFAHDMPRTHGYSKIGQRCFGTHDWGAKGRTNAIGALLGTSLLTLALFECNINTDAFSIWAEEDLLPKLPSESILVMDNASFHKSKSMQEKIHAAGHTLEYLPPYSPDLNPIEHKWAQAKSKRRKYQCGIDELFKEHCL; translated from the coding sequence ATCGCAGAATATAAACGTTTGGGAAAGCCAATTGTATATATTGATGAAAGCGGGTTTGCCCATGATATGCCCCGCACCCACGGTTACTCCAAAATAGGACAGCGATGTTTTGGTACTCATGATTGGGGAGCAAAAGGAAGAACAAATGCAATAGGGGCATTACTTGGAACAAGCCTCCTTACACTTGCGTTATTCGAGTGCAATATTAATACAGATGCCTTTTCCATTTGGGCAGAGGAGGACTTGCTACCGAAACTTCCCTCTGAAAGTATTCTGGTTATGGATAATGCTTCATTCCATAAAAGCAAATCTATGCAAGAGAAGATCCACGCTGCAGGCCATACCTTGGAATATCTTCCTCCCTATTCCCCTGATCTAAACCCTATTGAACACAAGTGGGCACAGGCAAAGTCTAAGCGAAGAAAATATCAATGTGGAATAGACGAACTTTTCAAGGAGCACTGCCTATAA
- a CDS encoding IS630 transposase-related protein, with translation MTYSLDFRKKVLSIRSKEKLSFAQVAKRFGVSVNSVFLWSKRLEPRRTKIRPAIKIDREILMEDIKKYPDAFNYERAHRLKVSTSGIRCAMKRLRISYKKNAQPSQGLRNKKTNLSRKNRRI, from the coding sequence ATGACATATTCGCTAGATTTTAGAAAAAAAGTTCTATCGATCCGAAGCAAAGAAAAATTAAGCTTTGCCCAAGTAGCAAAACGCTTTGGAGTAAGTGTAAATAGTGTGTTTCTCTGGTCTAAGAGGTTAGAGCCGAGGCGCACTAAAATCAGACCTGCAATAAAGATTGATAGAGAGATCTTGATGGAGGATATCAAGAAATACCCTGATGCCTTCAACTATGAACGAGCACACCGTCTCAAAGTAAGCACTTCAGGCATTCGGTGTGCCATGAAGAGGTTAAGAATTAGCTATAAAAAAAACGCTCAACCATCCCAAGGCCTGCGAAACAAAAAGACAAATCTTTCAAGGAAAAATCGCAGAATATAA
- the lipA gene encoding lipoyl synthase, whose protein sequence is MTKELFDNRPKKPKLNRLPENPDGAMGRFPSWLHRKLPRGKELFQTNEILKKSGLSTVCEEAKCPNRLECYSNKTATFLALGSACTRACGFCDIDFAKNPKAPEVDEPMRIAQSAKVLGLRHIVITMVARDDLPDQGANHITKIIQTIHQENVGATVEVLTSDFSGDEKLLDIVIDAKPEIFNHNIETVRRMTPRVRHKATYERTLDVLRYVKSQNIVPFVKSGIMVGLGETLDEVKETIDDLHSVGCEIITIGQYLQPNKNKLLVKSFITPEEFKMFEEYGHSIGVKYMYSGPFVRSSYNASLLKDKAFKGETSHA, encoded by the coding sequence TTGACTAAGGAGCTGTTCGACAACCGCCCAAAAAAGCCCAAGCTTAATCGCCTTCCAGAAAACCCCGATGGAGCAATGGGACGGTTTCCTTCTTGGCTACACCGAAAGCTCCCGCGTGGGAAAGAGCTTTTTCAAACGAATGAAATCTTGAAAAAGAGTGGGCTAAGTACTGTTTGCGAAGAGGCAAAATGTCCTAACCGTTTAGAATGCTATTCTAATAAAACAGCAACTTTTTTAGCTCTTGGAAGCGCTTGTACACGAGCTTGTGGGTTCTGCGACATCGACTTTGCAAAAAACCCCAAAGCGCCAGAGGTTGACGAGCCCATGCGGATTGCACAATCGGCAAAGGTATTGGGACTGCGCCATATCGTGATCACAATGGTGGCACGTGACGATCTTCCTGACCAAGGAGCAAACCATATTACTAAAATTATTCAGACAATTCATCAAGAAAATGTCGGGGCAACAGTCGAAGTATTGACTTCAGACTTTTCAGGTGATGAAAAGCTCCTTGATATTGTCATCGATGCAAAACCTGAAATCTTTAACCACAATATTGAAACAGTCAGACGAATGACGCCGCGCGTGCGCCATAAAGCCACATACGAAAGAACGCTTGATGTCCTCCGCTATGTAAAAAGTCAAAATATCGTTCCCTTTGTAAAATCAGGAATCATGGTGGGACTCGGAGAAACACTAGATGAAGTGAAAGAAACCATTGACGATCTCCATAGTGTTGGATGCGAAATCATCACTATCGGCCAATACCTTCAGCCAAACAAGAACAAGCTCCTTGTAAAATCATTTATCACCCCCGAAGAGTTCAAAATGTTTGAGGAGTATGGACACAGTATTGGGGTGAAATATATGTACTCTGGACCTTTTGTCCGCTCGAGTTACAATGCCTCTCTATTAAAAGACAAAGCCTTTAAAGGAGAAACTTCTCATGCATGA
- a CDS encoding glycosyltransferase family 92 protein, whose product MPKGESVINHLTRRMKIQDKSKVDFKAIFKPEFAINVHAHNPWSYSEGYTHLELDYDQMCINHYTVRDEKWFFEVKLPLMEKNLQIGEEVRRNAVENTREYLNMLNEEQDFTIQNWLKKNCQGSFYKCN is encoded by the coding sequence ATCCCCAAAGGGGAGTCTGTCATCAATCACCTCACAAGAAGAATGAAAATTCAAGACAAAAGCAAGGTTGACTTCAAGGCAATATTCAAACCAGAATTTGCGATAAATGTCCATGCGCACAACCCTTGGTCCTATAGTGAAGGATATACTCATCTTGAACTTGATTACGACCAAATGTGCATCAATCATTACACTGTAAGAGATGAAAAATGGTTTTTTGAAGTAAAGCTTCCGTTGATGGAAAAAAATCTTCAAATTGGTGAAGAAGTGAGAAGAAACGCTGTAGAGAATACACGTGAGTATTTGAATATGTTGAACGAAGAACAGGATTTCACAATTCAGAATTGGCTCAAAAAAAACTGTCAAGGTTCTTTCTACAAGTGTAACTAA
- a CDS encoding HEAT repeat domain-containing protein yields MHDVIDTVDMEILMHRDAHFGGSFEVMLEYYGQDGVGVMPDFDIEQIEYLQKIELDHKQNLAEVYLPDAAKDSVEESKRIYHQLREVYDQKGEKLISDLILSEEHHSEKEIQALVDQGKDSVPALIHLISSRVFYDPLYPGYGRSPIFAAKCLGKIQDERAIPPLFEALGQENFFTDEEIILALVSFGNRSKSFLIKRLKQEPLSKDNEYAAIALSGFPEDDEIATAALEVLEKETPLKRPLFASYLIFACSDLTKGSLQERFIHVSKTKGLSKSIQDEMTVIIKNWKKTI; encoded by the coding sequence ATGCATGATGTGATTGACACTGTTGATATGGAAATCTTAATGCACCGCGATGCCCACTTTGGAGGCAGCTTTGAAGTCATGTTGGAATATTATGGTCAAGATGGTGTGGGAGTGATGCCAGATTTCGATATTGAGCAAATTGAATACCTCCAGAAAATTGAGCTTGATCATAAGCAAAATTTAGCCGAGGTTTACCTTCCCGATGCAGCAAAAGATAGTGTTGAGGAATCGAAAAGAATTTACCATCAGCTCCGCGAAGTTTATGACCAAAAAGGTGAAAAGCTAATCAGCGACCTTATTCTTTCTGAAGAACACCACTCAGAAAAAGAAATCCAAGCTCTTGTAGACCAGGGGAAAGACTCAGTTCCCGCCCTCATTCACCTTATTTCCTCCCGTGTGTTTTATGATCCCCTCTACCCTGGGTATGGTCGCAGCCCCATTTTTGCTGCAAAGTGCTTAGGGAAAATTCAAGATGAACGAGCGATCCCTCCTCTTTTTGAAGCACTTGGGCAGGAAAACTTTTTTACCGATGAAGAGATCATTTTAGCCTTAGTCTCCTTTGGCAATCGCTCAAAGTCCTTCCTTATTAAGCGCCTCAAACAAGAGCCTCTTTCTAAAGACAACGAATACGCAGCCATCGCCCTTTCTGGATTCCCGGAAGATGATGAGATCGCCACCGCCGCACTTGAAGTCCTTGAAAAAGAAACACCCCTCAAACGTCCTCTTTTTGCAAGTTATTTAATCTTTGCATGTTCAGACCTGACCAAAGGTTCTCTTCAAGAACGATTTATCCATGTCTCCAAAACAAAAGGTCTCTCAAAGTCGATTCAAGATGAAATGACGGTCATCATAAAAAACTGGAAGAAAACAATTTAA
- the secA gene encoding preprotein translocase subunit SecA: MFGLIKRIFGTAQSRQVKRFQKIVKKINALEEEYQSLSDEQAKEKVSEFRKRLNGNETVDDLLPEAYALVKNVCRRLVGTGIHVSGYDQKWDMIPYDVQLIGGIAMHNGCISEMQTGEGKTLTASMPLFLNALTGEPVHLVTVNDYLANRDCEWIGEIFRWLGLTVKSLTNSVPPHERKEIYKADIVYGTASEFGFDYLRDNSMAHSIDEQCQRGYHFAIIDEVDSILIDEARTPLIISGPTAQSRQMYDELKTEVSRIVRLQRDHCNKLASDARKVLEKLGRLKEVEEQEKLSKQESKEEEEAFRRLWLVGKGTPQNKILKRLKENPELRAVMEKWETYFHAEANKEERHEMLAELYIIVDERANEYELTDKGIASWTGDNEEAKDDFVMLDLGHEYANIDGNPALSDQEKMQKKIALREEDSRRKERSHNLRQLFRAHLLMEKDVDYIVQEEKIVIIDENTGRPQPGRRFSDGLHQSIEAKESVPIQQETQTYATITLQNYFRMYDKLAGMTGTAMTEANELKEIYKIDVLDIPTHKKCVRKDADDEIYMSEREKYNAIIKDIIEVNGNGRPILIGTESVEVSEKLARILKQNKLNYTILNAKNHSKEAEIIAQAGQPGAITVATNMAGRGTDIKLGDGVAETGGLHVIGTTRHQSRRIDRQLRGRCARQGDPGTSKFYVSFEDQLLRLFTSPKLTSFLQRFRPPEGEPITAKVLNRSIETAQKRVEQRNYSIRKHTLQYDDVMNKQRQEVYAFRNDILRQESSIALAEEVLEEVCSQMAGQFFTSRTEEGGWDPHGYAEWLMTHFPVTIDEEALDDDYHTIEDIEKKASSQVVDIFKAKLDHEAHTIASIQEDTGKEVNAHPVLYEIVRSILLGNIDKLWQDHLLSIDHLRTEVNMRVVGQKDPLLEFKHEAFALFDSFSSDLKLQIGHALFKFEMMPPQERNPLQNLRKKRRDPYKKDPDSGLFLPNGPLN, encoded by the coding sequence ATGTTTGGTTTGATCAAAAGAATCTTTGGTACGGCTCAGAGCCGCCAGGTAAAACGGTTTCAGAAAATTGTCAAAAAGATTAACGCGCTTGAGGAAGAGTACCAATCTCTATCTGATGAGCAAGCAAAAGAAAAGGTGTCGGAGTTTCGCAAAAGGCTAAATGGAAACGAGACCGTTGATGATCTTCTGCCTGAAGCTTATGCCCTTGTCAAAAATGTGTGCCGCCGCTTGGTCGGGACTGGCATTCACGTTTCAGGGTATGATCAGAAGTGGGACATGATCCCCTACGATGTGCAGCTTATTGGTGGTATTGCCATGCACAATGGATGTATCTCTGAGATGCAAACGGGTGAAGGGAAAACCCTTACCGCATCCATGCCTTTATTTCTTAACGCCCTGACGGGTGAACCCGTTCACTTGGTCACCGTCAATGATTACTTAGCAAACCGTGACTGTGAGTGGATCGGAGAAATTTTCCGATGGCTTGGCCTAACGGTTAAATCCCTAACAAACAGTGTTCCTCCCCATGAAAGAAAAGAAATTTATAAGGCAGATATCGTATACGGAACCGCTTCTGAATTTGGATTCGACTACCTGCGTGACAACTCAATGGCCCATTCAATTGATGAGCAGTGCCAACGGGGCTACCATTTTGCCATTATTGATGAAGTCGACTCTATCTTAATTGACGAAGCACGAACTCCTCTCATTATTTCCGGGCCTACTGCTCAATCTAGACAGATGTACGACGAACTAAAAACCGAAGTGTCTCGCATCGTCCGTCTGCAAAGAGACCACTGTAATAAACTTGCTTCCGATGCCCGCAAGGTTCTCGAAAAACTCGGACGTCTTAAAGAGGTCGAAGAGCAAGAAAAGCTCTCTAAACAAGAGAGCAAGGAAGAAGAAGAGGCATTCCGCAGGCTATGGCTTGTAGGGAAAGGAACCCCTCAAAATAAGATTCTCAAAAGACTTAAAGAAAACCCTGAGCTCCGAGCTGTGATGGAAAAATGGGAAACCTATTTCCATGCAGAGGCTAATAAAGAAGAGCGTCATGAGATGCTTGCAGAGCTATACATCATCGTCGACGAAAGAGCTAACGAGTACGAATTGACCGATAAGGGAATCGCCTCGTGGACAGGAGATAACGAAGAAGCTAAAGATGACTTTGTGATGCTTGACCTGGGTCATGAGTATGCAAATATAGATGGAAATCCTGCGCTTTCTGATCAAGAAAAAATGCAAAAAAAGATCGCTCTTCGAGAAGAAGACAGCAGACGAAAAGAGCGCTCACATAACTTGCGCCAACTCTTCCGTGCGCACCTTTTGATGGAAAAAGATGTCGATTACATCGTTCAAGAGGAAAAAATCGTCATCATCGATGAGAATACAGGGCGTCCACAACCTGGGCGTCGCTTTTCAGATGGTTTGCACCAGTCCATTGAAGCAAAAGAGTCCGTTCCGATCCAACAAGAGACCCAGACCTATGCTACGATAACCCTGCAAAACTATTTCAGAATGTACGATAAGCTTGCTGGGATGACCGGTACAGCAATGACCGAAGCTAACGAGCTGAAAGAAATTTATAAGATCGATGTCCTGGATATCCCTACCCACAAAAAGTGTGTTAGAAAAGATGCTGACGATGAAATCTACATGTCTGAGCGGGAAAAATACAACGCAATTATCAAAGATATCATCGAAGTTAATGGAAATGGACGCCCCATCTTAATCGGAACAGAGTCTGTTGAGGTTTCTGAAAAACTTGCACGGATCCTAAAACAAAACAAACTGAATTACACCATCCTCAATGCGAAAAATCATTCTAAGGAAGCTGAAATTATCGCTCAAGCAGGGCAGCCTGGAGCGATTACCGTTGCTACAAACATGGCAGGACGTGGAACCGATATTAAATTAGGCGACGGTGTTGCTGAGACCGGTGGACTTCATGTCATCGGAACAACGCGCCACCAATCTAGACGTATTGATCGACAGCTTCGCGGGCGCTGTGCCCGTCAAGGAGACCCAGGAACTTCGAAGTTTTATGTCTCGTTTGAAGACCAGCTCCTACGGCTTTTCACCTCTCCAAAACTCACCTCTTTCTTGCAGCGGTTCCGCCCTCCTGAAGGAGAGCCAATCACTGCAAAAGTTCTTAATCGTTCGATCGAAACAGCGCAAAAACGGGTAGAACAACGAAACTACTCCATCCGTAAACATACGCTGCAATATGACGATGTGATGAACAAGCAGCGGCAAGAGGTGTACGCATTCCGCAACGACATTTTAAGACAAGAATCCTCTATTGCCCTTGCTGAAGAGGTCCTCGAAGAAGTCTGCTCTCAAATGGCAGGGCAATTCTTCACTTCTCGAACCGAAGAAGGTGGTTGGGATCCTCATGGATACGCCGAGTGGCTGATGACCCATTTTCCTGTCACAATCGATGAGGAAGCACTTGATGATGACTATCATACGATCGAAGATATTGAAAAGAAAGCCTCTAGTCAAGTTGTCGACATCTTCAAAGCTAAGCTCGACCATGAAGCACATACAATCGCTTCCATTCAGGAAGACACGGGGAAAGAGGTAAATGCCCATCCCGTTCTTTATGAGATCGTCCGAAGTATCCTCCTTGGCAACATCGATAAACTGTGGCAAGACCACCTCCTATCCATTGATCACCTCCGCACAGAGGTGAACATGCGGGTTGTCGGTCAAAAAGATCCTCTTCTTGAATTCAAACATGAAGCGTTTGCTCTATTTGATTCCTTTAGCAGTGACCTTAAACTCCAGATTGGCCATGCCCTCTTTAAGTTTGAGATGATGCCGCCACAAGAGCGAAACCCTCTTCAAAATTTAAGAAAGAAACGTCGCGATCCCTATAAAAAGGATCCCGACTCTGGCCTCTTTCTTCCAAATGGCCCGCTCAATTAA
- the asd gene encoding archaetidylserine decarboxylase (Phosphatidylserine decarboxylase is synthesized as a single chain precursor. Generation of the pyruvoyl active site from a Ser is coupled to cleavage of a Gly-Ser bond between the larger (beta) and smaller (alpha chains). It is an integral membrane protein.) yields MAEITYRDRKTGELRKEKVYGKFFLEIIYGSSLLAELFSMVLLPIISAIPFFSNFYGRKQKSKKSRLKILPFIRDFKVDVSEFADSVESYGSFNDFFVRKLKPESRPIEKGEKVAVLPADGRYLVFQDVSKVEGFYVKDKKFDLRRLVDDEFVFELYKRGSMMIARLCPTDYHRFHFPCACIPGTSKLINGPLFSVNPIALRKHISILNENKRVITLLDGGSFGQIAYIEVGATCVGSIQQTYQPSELCAKGSEKGYFEFGGSCLILLFQPGKIQFEQDLIDASKEYVETYAKMGEPLGCGF; encoded by the coding sequence ATGGCAGAGATTACCTACAGAGATCGGAAGACAGGAGAGCTAAGAAAAGAAAAAGTTTATGGCAAATTTTTTCTTGAAATTATCTATGGAAGCAGTCTCTTAGCGGAGCTTTTTTCAATGGTTCTCCTCCCCATTATTAGCGCCATTCCTTTCTTCTCCAACTTTTATGGAAGAAAGCAAAAGTCAAAAAAAAGTCGGCTAAAGATCCTCCCATTTATTCGAGATTTTAAGGTAGATGTTAGTGAATTCGCCGATTCCGTTGAAAGTTATGGATCGTTTAATGATTTTTTTGTCCGAAAACTTAAGCCTGAATCGCGCCCCATCGAAAAAGGAGAAAAAGTTGCAGTTCTTCCAGCCGATGGACGCTACCTCGTTTTTCAAGATGTTTCCAAGGTCGAGGGATTCTACGTAAAGGATAAGAAGTTTGATTTGCGCAGGCTTGTTGATGATGAGTTTGTGTTTGAGCTTTATAAACGGGGAAGCATGATGATTGCGCGCCTGTGTCCAACCGATTATCATAGGTTTCATTTTCCTTGTGCATGTATTCCGGGAACATCAAAGTTGATTAATGGCCCCCTCTTTTCAGTGAATCCCATTGCGCTTCGAAAGCATATCTCGATCCTCAATGAAAATAAGAGAGTGATCACACTGCTCGATGGTGGTTCTTTTGGGCAGATTGCGTATATTGAGGTAGGAGCCACTTGTGTGGGATCTATACAGCAAACGTATCAACCAAGCGAACTATGTGCAAAGGGATCGGAAAAAGGATACTTTGAATTTGGTGGGTCTTGCCTGATCCTCTTATTCCAGCCGGGGAAAATTCAATTTGAGCAAGACCTGATCGATGCTTCAAAAGAGTATGTTGAAACCTATGCTAAGATGGGAGAGCCTCTAGGATGTGGTTTCTAA
- a CDS encoding glycosyltransferase family 92 protein, whose translation MIILKKIVIILCFTSIIYAKHSVSILSTFRNEGRFLEEWIEYHRLIGVNHFYLYNHCSTDNYEEVLQKYVDMGIVTLEKNLNQDKPHIKRLPNGFILDVVQHANANHFMESYAKESEWVAHIDIDEFIVIPENFRSILHFLESLPKKKDGYKIAGFFMYWKL comes from the coding sequence ATGATAATATTAAAAAAAATTGTAATTATTTTATGCTTTACGAGCATTATTTATGCAAAACATTCTGTCTCCATTTTGTCCACATTTAGAAATGAAGGGAGGTTCTTAGAGGAATGGATCGAGTATCATCGATTGATTGGAGTTAACCACTTTTATCTGTATAATCATTGTAGCACTGATAACTACGAAGAGGTTCTTCAAAAATATGTAGATATGGGAATTGTGACCTTAGAAAAAAATCTTAATCAGGATAAACCACATATAAAAAGGTTGCCTAATGGATTTATTTTAGATGTGGTGCAGCATGCCAATGCAAATCATTTCATGGAATCATATGCAAAAGAGTCTGAATGGGTCGCCCATATCGATATCGACGAATTCATTGTCATTCCTGAAAATTTTAGATCTATTCTTCACTTTTTGGAAAGTTTGCCAAAAAAGAAAGATGGATACAAGATTGCAGGATTTTTCATGTACTGGAAGCTATAG
- the lpdA gene encoding dihydrolipoyl dehydrogenase, translating to MTGKQKFDLAVIGAGPGGYVAAIKAAQMGKKVALIEKEYLGGTCLNVGCIPSKSLLSNASIFNKIKHAEDFGIKAENVTFDYGKMKERKDQVVSKIRGSLGGLLKSNGITIFQGMAQFQSPKELKVKGEDSALIHAEKIIIATGSEPIDIPAFPCEHNTILNSTSALELTELPKSMAIIGGGYIGCEFASLFAEFGVKVTIIEALPAIVAAQGKTISDALTAAFTKRGIELKTHTAVEKVEKKENGLIVHFKGGDSLEVEKAIVSVGRRLNSEGLGLEKAGLKPGPKGAIEVNDKMETHVPGIYAIGDITAIAMLAHVASHQGIVAAANACGQEAHLHYNAIPAVIFTHPEIAMVGLTAEEAKEKGLNIRVGTFPFQALGKSIATNETDGFAQVISDQNTGEIYGAQVIGHEASAMIAEMALAINNELTLDCVTDTIHAHPTIPEAWLEASLLANETPIHFPPKIKPRG from the coding sequence ATGACTGGAAAGCAAAAGTTTGACTTAGCTGTAATCGGCGCTGGACCGGGTGGTTATGTCGCTGCGATTAAAGCCGCGCAGATGGGGAAGAAGGTTGCCCTTATCGAGAAAGAGTATCTAGGGGGAACCTGTTTGAATGTTGGGTGTATCCCTTCAAAGTCTCTTCTTTCGAATGCAAGCATTTTCAATAAGATTAAGCACGCTGAGGATTTTGGAATCAAAGCAGAAAATGTCACATTCGACTATGGAAAAATGAAAGAGAGAAAAGACCAAGTCGTCAGCAAAATCCGAGGAAGCCTCGGTGGATTATTGAAATCAAATGGCATTACAATTTTCCAGGGAATGGCTCAGTTCCAGTCACCAAAAGAATTAAAAGTTAAGGGAGAGGACAGTGCTCTCATCCATGCAGAGAAAATTATTATTGCAACAGGCTCTGAGCCCATTGACATCCCAGCCTTCCCTTGTGAACACAACACAATTCTAAACTCAACCTCTGCACTCGAACTCACCGAGCTTCCAAAATCAATGGCCATCATTGGCGGCGGGTATATCGGATGTGAATTTGCTTCCCTTTTTGCAGAGTTTGGGGTGAAGGTTACGATTATTGAAGCCCTCCCAGCAATTGTTGCAGCGCAGGGAAAAACAATTTCTGATGCACTCACCGCTGCATTCACTAAAAGAGGAATTGAACTCAAAACACATACGGCTGTTGAGAAAGTTGAAAAGAAGGAAAATGGTCTTATTGTTCACTTCAAGGGAGGAGACTCTCTCGAAGTCGAAAAGGCTATTGTTTCCGTGGGCAGACGTCTAAATTCAGAGGGGCTCGGTCTCGAAAAAGCGGGTCTAAAGCCCGGACCTAAAGGGGCTATCGAAGTCAACGATAAAATGGAAACCCATGTTCCGGGGATCTATGCAATCGGAGATATTACAGCAATTGCAATGCTTGCTCATGTTGCCTCTCACCAAGGGATTGTTGCCGCAGCAAATGCTTGCGGACAAGAAGCACACCTTCATTACAACGCCATCCCCGCAGTAATTTTTACCCACCCAGAAATTGCAATGGTTGGGCTTACTGCTGAAGAAGCTAAAGAAAAAGGACTCAACATTCGCGTTGGGACTTTCCCTTTTCAGGCTCTTGGAAAGTCGATAGCAACCAATGAAACTGATGGATTTGCGCAAGTGATTTCTGATCAAAATACAGGTGAAATTTATGGCGCACAGGTCATTGGGCACGAAGCATCGGCAATGATTGCTGAGATGGCTCTTGCGATAAATAACGAACTCACCTTAGATTGCGTTACAGATACAATTCATGCACATCCTACAATTCCTGAGGCGTGGCTTGAGGCATCTCTCCTTGCAAATGAGACCCCCATCCATTTCCCTCCAAAGATAAAACCTAGAGGATAG